A single genomic interval of Aedes aegypti strain LVP_AGWG chromosome 1, AaegL5.0 Primary Assembly, whole genome shotgun sequence harbors:
- the LOC5572601 gene encoding protein lethal(2) giant larvae, whose translation MLKFIRGKGQQPSAERQKLQKELFAFRRTAQHGFPHKPSAVAYDPISRLMAIGTNSGIIKVFGRPGVEFYGQHPATTNASDSIVQLLEWIPGSGRLLSLTASNQLILWEPTGTVLVPIKTLPFDGKLKKISSLCCSYMKDTVWIGTEGGNVYQFDIKSFSVREPVIYHDVVLEQLPQSYKLNPGAIESVKQLPNNHNQLLIAYNRGLAVLWDLDACNVKQSFISPGHGQSVGLYISPCGTQFTWYHGDGSFATWDLDSAIPPENQKYVPYGPDPCKAIDRLIRGKRGLCELVVFSGGMPRSAYGEHQCVSVHCRDGTKVAFDFTSKVIDFFVTFNDEHPEQAEVLVVLLEEELVAYDLTDETIPQINVPYLHSLHASAVTCNHLVSGVRPELYEKIVRAGESQLSDYSSKPWPIDGGLLPETIEEERQEYDLLITGHEDGSVKFWNCSDVCLSPILHVKTAPLFNNSDEPFDNHLTTSTEQLDEGEPPFRKAGQFDPYSDDPRLAVKKVQLCPITGTLVVAGTAGNVVIANFEPSPDQPGPLKVSTMNLVSDRDGFVWKGHDQLKVKRQLLEENTPIQEGVNVFSVLQILPPAAVTCTAVQSQWNLVAAGTAHGLVLFDYHTQSPVLHKCTLNPNDLTGAGETLSRRKSFKKTLRESFRRLRKGRSTRNNPSAQATTPAETRPIERQIEARPVDDGMGSMVRCLTFAQTYLTNQQHTSATLWSGTNSSCVSVFILNVPPRPQPPPPAQNNEANVDGGDVPPPKPITGVLAKEIQLKHRAPVIAISLFDQHGVPLEFQSKPGPGPHKVLIASEEQFKVFSLPQLKPVNKYKLTAHEGARVRRIAFATFMCTLPASHPQASPSKSGPRSPAPAPAPAAESAPASGSPSAEALNANPAEPAVAPEVTKHYEISLLCLTNLGDCLVLSIPELKRQLNAAAVRREDINGISSLCFTNHGEALYMMSSSEVQRITLSTSKIVSPTGYIELEDWSQADQEEPEQAVEAEETPATPDAEAPAAAGKTFDVSSPLSVAVTSINGTGAAGDGLTNGVGSGDDASPNKAANETITSSIGDITIDSVRDHLNSTTTTLCSTTTEEIVGRLSVLSTHSNNVASSAKTTDVTTLNSSNIKDLKHIGDSTETASNSVIIKSVITTVKHGTSHVNGEHNSTTTTESSKTVSTGGGTGGTTVSLLRKESQF comes from the exons ACGGCTCAGCATGGCTTCCCGCACAAACCATCGGCCGTGGCGTACGACCCGATCAGCAGATTGATGGCCATCGGAACCAACAGTGGCATCATCAAGGTGTTTGGCCGGCCCGGCGTCGAGTTCTACGGTCAACATCCAGCCACAACAAATGCTTCCGATTCGATTGTTCAGCTGCTGGAATGGATCCCCGGAAGTGGCCGACTCCTGTCGCTGACGGCATCGAATCAGTTGATCCTGTGGGAACCCACCGGAACGGTGCTCGTTCCCATCAAGACGCTTCCCTTCGACGGTAAGCTCAAAAAGATTTCATCTTTGTGTTGTTCTTATATGAAGGACACGGTGTGGATTGGCACCGAAGGCGGAAACGTGTATCAGTTCGATATCAAAAGCTTCTCGGTGCGAGAACCGGTCATCTATCACGATGTGGTTCTCGAACAGTTACCCCAATCTTACAAATTGAATCCAGGGGCGATCGAATCAGTAAAGCAACTGCCAAACAATCACAATCAGCTGCTGATTGCGTACAATAGAGGCCTTGCCGTGCTGTGGGACTTGGATGCGTGCAATGTGAAACAATCGTTCATTTCTCCCGGCCATGGACAGAGTGTTGGCCTGTACATTTCCCCATGTGGCACACAGTTCACCTGGTACCACGGAGATGGTTCCTTTGCTACGTGGGATCTGGACAGTGCGATCCCACCGGAGAATCAGAAATACGTGCCTTACGGACCGGATCCGTGTAAAGCGATAGACCGATTGATTCGTGGAAAGCGAGGACTGTGTGAACTGGTGGTGTTCTCCGGAGGAATGCCGCGATCCGCTTACGGGGAACACCAATGCGTATCCGTTCACTGCCGAGATGGAACGAAAGTGGCCTTTGACTTCACCTCCAAGGTTATCGATTTCTTCGTCACGTTCAACGACGAACACCCCGAGCAGGCTGAAGTTTTGGTTGTCCTACTGGAAGAAGAACTGGTTGCGTACGACTTGACAGACGAAACCATTCCACAGATCAACGTTCCCTATCTACATTCGTTGCATGCCTCGGCCGTGACCTGTAATCATCTGGTTTCCGGTGTAAGGCCGGAGTTGTACGAGAAAATTGTCCGGGCTGGAGAGTCTCAGCTTTCGGATTATAGCTCCAAACCATGGCCGATTGACGGCGGATTACTTCCAGAAACCATCGAAGAAGAACGACAGGAATACGACCTGCTCATCACAGGTCACGAAGACGGTTCTGTGAAGTTCTGGAACTGCAGCGACGTTTGTCTGAGCCCAATTTTACATGTAAAAACTGCCCCACTGTTCAAcaacagtgacgaaccttttgACAATCACTTGACTACCTCAACTGAGCAGTTGGACGAAGGAGAACCTCCCTTCCGTAAGGCCGGACAGTTTGATCCGTATTCGGACGATCCGCGTTTGGCCGTGAAGAAGGTTCAGCTGTGCCCAATAACGGGCACACTGGTCGTGGCGGGAACCGCTGGCAATGTGGTCATTGCCAATTTTGAACCGTCTCCGGATCAACCTGGACCGTTGAAGGTCTCCACGATGAACCTGGTAAGCGACCGCGATGGCTTCGTATGGAAGGGACACGATCAGCTAAAGGTTAAACGCCAGCTGTTGGAGGAAAACACACCGATCCAGGAGGGCGTGAACGTGTTCAGCGTGTTGCAGATTCTTCCACCGGCTGCCGTGACTTGCACGGCTGTGCAAAGCCAGTGGAACTTAGTTGCTGCCGGAACTGCCCACGGGCTGGTGCTGTTCGATTATCACACCCAGAGTCCAGTGCTGCACAAGTGCACGCTGAATCCAAATG ATCTCACCGGTGCAGGTGAAACCCTGTCGCGCCGTAAGTCGTTCAAGAAAACCCTCCGGGAGTCATTCCGTCGGTTGCGCAAGGGACGTTCCACCCGGAACAACCCGAGTGCTCAGGCAACAACCCCGGCGGAAACCCGCCCCATTGAACGACAGATCGAAGCCCGTCCCGTGGACGACGGAATGGGTTCCATGGTACGGTGTCTGACCTTTGCGCAAACGTATTTGACCAATCAGCAGCACACGAGCGCCACGCTGTGGTCCGGAACGAACTCCAGTTGCGTGTCGGTGTTCATACTGAATGTTCCCCCTCGGCCGCAACCACCACCACCGGCCCAGAACAACGAAGCCAACGTCGATGGAGGAGATGTACCACCCCCGAAACCCATCACCGGTGTGTTGGCCAAGGAGATCCAGCTGAAGCATCGTGCCCCGGTCATTGCGATCTCTCTGTTTGATCAG CATGGTGTCCCGCTAGAATTCCAGTCGAAGCCCGGTCCGGGACCACACAAGGTCCTGATCGCATCCGAGGAGCAGTTCAAGGTGTTCTCCCTGCCACAGCTAAAGCCGGTCAACAAGTACAAACTGACAGCGCACGAAGGAGCAAG GGTTCGTCGCATAGCGTTCGCGACATTCATGTGCACCCTGCCGGCGTCTCATCCCCAGGCCAGCCCATCCAAGTCTGGACCACGGTCACCTGCCCCAGCTCCGGCTCCAGCCGCCGAATCCGCTCCGGCATCCGGTTCCCCATCAGCCGAAGCGCTAAATGCAAACCCCGCGGAACCCGCCGTCGCTCCCGAAGTAACGAAACACTACGAAATCAGCCTGCTCTGTCTGACGAACCTAGGCGACTGTTTGGTCCTGTCGATCCCGGAACTGAAGCGACAACTGAATGCGGCCGCCGTCCGAAGGGAGGATATCAA CGGTATCTCTTCGCTGTGCTTCACAAACCACGGGGAGGCCCTGTACATGATGTCCTCGTCTGAGGTTCAGCGAATCACGTTGTCCACTTCGAAGATCGTTTCGCCCACCGGTTACATCGAGCTGGAGGATTGGTCTCAAGCCGATCAGGAAGAACCCGAACAGGCGGTCGAAGCTGAGGAAACGCCGGCAACACCAGATGCTGAGGCACCTGCCGCTGCAGGAAAGACCTTCGATGTGTCCTCACCCTTGTCGGTTGCGGTCACATCCATCAATGGAACCGGTGCAGCAGGTGACGGTCTGACCAACGGAGTCGGCAGCGGGGACGACGCATCTCCCAACAAAGCCGCCAATGAAACCATTACCAGCTCGATCGGGGACATTACCATTGACTCGGTCCGGGACCATCTGAACTCGACGACCACGACGCTTTGTTCGACCACCACCGAGGAGATTGTCG GTCGGCTATCGGTACTGAGTACGCATTCGAACAACGTAGCTTCCTCGGCCAAAACTACCGACGTAACCACCCTCAATTCTTCGAACATCAAAGATTTGAAGCACATCGG ggattccaccGAAACTGCGTCCAACTCGGTGATCATCAAATCGGTCATCACCACGGTCAAGCATGGCACCAGTCACGTAAACGGTGAGCACAATTCGACCACCACGACCGAAAGCAGCAAAACCGTCTCGACCGGAGGCGGCACCGGAGGTACGACCGTGTCCCTGCTCCGAAAGGAGAGTCAATTCTAA